Within Sorghum bicolor cultivar BTx623 chromosome 2, Sorghum_bicolor_NCBIv3, whole genome shotgun sequence, the genomic segment CGTCTCCGCCCCCTGTTTCTTCATCGTTGGCGCCGCAGCCTGTAGGTTCCACGTCGTGGACGCTCCTCCGGTCCTCAGTTTCAGCTCTGGATGCAAACGAAAAACAAATTTCCAGCTGCGTCAGCAATTAACCAGCGGCAAATGCTTCTAACGTTAGCTTCCTGCACTTGTTCTCATCTcttctaggtcttgtttagttccatagctgaaattttttttggtactgtatcattttcgtttgtatgtggtaattattgttcaaccatagactaactaggtttaaaagttgtctcacaaattacaaataaactatataattaattattttttatttatatttaataatctatgcatgtgccgcaaaattcaatgtaacgaaaaatcttaaaaagtttttgaattttggcgtgaactaaacgaggccttattTTTGCTACTTCTAGGATGAAGAAACACACGGCAGATCGATGCATTGTCGGGTTCTTTTAATATCTGTGAGGATGAATTAGACCAAAACTGTTGCTCATTCTCCTGTTTGCATTGACACTTAAGTTAACTAGCTACTGCTTGTACTTGGTGTCGGCTTGTACCTTTCATCAGGGACGAAGCCAGAAAAAATTTAGAGGGGGCTGAACAAAAGTTCTACATTGACTTAGATCTATTATTACCCCTCGTAAATATAGATTAATGAtaaaattcacaaaatatatctaaaaaaataaaatttccaGCTCATCCTACCTTATAAATttgtgtctaaaattagaagaaaaacaCTAGGAATTCCACTGGGCCAGCAACGgtaggtggggggggggggggggctggaGCCCCCTTAGCCCCACTGCTGGCTTCGTCGCTGACCCTCATCATATTAGGTTTATTCTAAGTCAAACATTTGTATCTTTGACCAttcatttctaaaaaaaaatatatacattgATGATATAAGATTTATCTTTTTAATTAGGTTCACCGTGGAAAACACTTCCATGACATATAATCCATATGATGTAAAACTATAAGGATCATTTGAAATGGATGGTCAAAGATAGTTATGTTTGACTTAGGATAAATCTAATGTGACACGTAAAAAAAGAACGgacattgatcatgagtggtCCAAACAGATGTAGAGTAGCTTCATCTTATTCTTTTGAGGCGGGATAGATGTATATACGTGTAGCTAACTaggtctcacttttttctttggGATCAAACCAAACAAATCAAACAACGAGAAGCTGATGGTGGGCAACCCCTGATCCCTGATGGTGGGGCAATAACGAGCTGTGTAATATTTTTGTGATAGTGGTCCTTCTAATTGGTTTGGGGCCATGACGATTCATATCACAGTATTATGACGCACAAACACAAAGTCGCTCTTATAGTTTTTTTTTAGTAGAGTATACTCCTTCCAAAGTCGCTCCCGAAACGGGGATCTATATGTCTTGTTGTCACCAAGCTTATCCGCCTGTATCATCTCAGTCCAGCTATGAAAATATGTGTTTTTAGGTACCGAAAACTtaggggctgtttggttgctagccacagtttgccacactttaccttagtcaagtttgaccaagttggcaAGTGTTTGGTTGAGAACTAAGTTTAGACATAATTCTTTTGtgctccacatgtcatagagttaaaaagtatggcaagattcctttaggcatggcaaagtgtggcaaccaatttgctagccacactttttttggcttgccacacttgcttaaagttagttgtggtaaactatggctagcaaccaaacatcccctTAGTCGAGCTCACGTGAGCTTTAGCAGAACTTATCTAGTATCTAGACGGATAGTAAACCTAACCTCAAGTCGACTCCAGCGCGTACAGGTTTAATAGCTATTCTTTTGTTTCACAAGATCATCATTTATTTGGTagccctttttttttctctgcaCGACCACATGCATACAGGTCTCCTGCTCGCACAGCTACGAAAATACGATATGGTACAACTAAAATGAGCTGCTCTTGCCAATCCACAAGCGAAAATAGTCGGGGAAAAGTGGTCAGTCTCGTCGCTGCCGCTACGCAGGTCCCCTATATCATACCTGGTGGTGAAAGCGTAAGCGAAGCTTTATCTTTTGGTACAAAAATCTCTGTCGTCACTCAGATTCTTTCTCCAGATTCTCTTCCTTTTCAGAGACATGATCACGTATTCCCTCGAGTCCCAGCAACCACCGCGGGCAAAGCAGAGGCAGCAGACTGGCAGGTGCACGTAATCACTTTTATGAATGACAGTGCCCAATCTGACACTGGATTGATCACGGGCAGTTTCTATCACACAGTCACATCAGATATTTGGATACTAATCAGAACATAGACTAGTTATAAAACTAACTGTGCAGATGGAaactaatttgcaagacgaatctattaaacttaattagtctatgattttgACAATATAATGCTTAACATATACTAATGATAAATTAATaaggcttaataaatttatctcgcaaattagccttcgtctatgcaattagttttataattaatttatataTAGTCCTCTTAATTAGAATCCGAACGTCCAAgcaactaaactttagtcattggatctaagaccttgtttagtttccaaaaattacccaaaattttttaagattcccgtcacatcgaaacttacggcacatgtatggaatattaaatataaataaaaacaaaaactaattgcacagtttgactataaatcgcgagataatcttttgagcttagttagtttacgattggacaatgtttgtcaaataaaaacgaaaatgctacggtaccctgaaacaaatatttttgggaactaaacaaagcctaaacacCCCCTTGATCAACGACGGCACCAAACAGACTTCAGAGTCTCTTGGTTCAAAAGCCTTTTCTTACCCCGGAGTTAACAACAAATCAATTACCTCGCCAAAACGAACAAAACAACATCAATGCGTTCAGATCTGCGTATTTAAGTGGTGCGTACTTTTTATCAAGTACAGTACGAATGTGTTATGTGCAGACCTGTACATGACTTCTGGCTATCATTACAGTGGCAGCCCACGTCGTGAAGCAACTCTCAATCCATCGCAGCCAATTGCTTTTTTCAGCGGGCACCAAATAAGAAACAATTTCTTTTTACTTACAATGATGACGGGATGTGTTGGAGCAACACATATCCAGAGAGCACGGCACGGTTCCGCTCCTTGACCTTCGTTTGGTAGTGCACCCTGCAAATGCCGAATCATTTTCgtgagcaaggaatatgagcaGCAGGTGCAGAGTTCAGTTTGTGGCTAGGATAGCAGTTTTATTACTTCTGGCCGTCAAGCCACATTTCAGTGGATAACGTTTCCCCGGGGTAGACGTGCAGAAGGAACCGGCCGAAGATGCTCTTCACTGCCGTCGGTTCACCGTTGCAGAAAGATTTTATGACAGCCCGAGCAGCGAATCCTAGGGTGCAGAGACCGTGCAGGATTGGACGAGTGAACCTGCAAAAGCTCCCTATCAGACAAAATCTTCAGTAATGAACCAAAGCTTCATGCATGGAAAGCTGAGTCCAGGTAAAGGGGGGATCTTGCAGTACTTTTGTCAGATCATGTATAAGAGCACAATAatgggcttatagccaagctagtgctgatgtggaggagagaagagaggagagagatgatagcttggctcttAGCTAAGAGCCAAGCCAGGTACGGATGCATAGGTAGTAGTGGGCCCAAAaagcaagtgttgtgagaagagagaagaaagaGAATGTGTTTTATAGACAAGTAGgagacaacttattgtataacttaGCTCTAATTacttggcttatagccaagcacttggctctattattgaccttgctctaAACAGAACAGAAAGATTTCACTCGGAAGATCGAGTCATCATTTGAATATATGGAGCTGAGACATTTCACTGGGATTCTAGTTCTATCAGAATAAAGGGAAAGAACTAACCTAATTTTCATGCTAGCATTCTAGCATAAACGAAtccttcattttttttaaatgaCTCGTAACTAAAGGTTAAGGCATCAAGGAATCCTTCATTTTCGTCTAAAACATCCAAACCAATGTCAGTGTGCCTGATAAGTGCTAACCATGGACTAATGTAGAGAATGGTTAGCAAGGTTAAGGCATCAAGGAACACTTTTTTTCAGAGGTAAGCATGTAAGTTAATACAGCAAGTGAGAGCTGGAGCCCTGTAGTTAATACTCCCTATAATACTTCTAGGTGATTAGTTACCTGGTTCCTGAGATTATATAATATAAGTGCTTAACTTGGACAAGTGCTAAGAGAGCATAGGCTGAAACCTGAAACTGAGAGCTTCTCAGTCCAACATCTACCCCCAAATACTTCCTCGATGTCAAATATGACTATAAATACAAGATAGATAGCAATCTGAAGAGGCATACCCAGCAAGCTGTGCAATATCAGGGTCTGAATGCAAAGGATTGTAATCCCCAGATAGCCTGTATAATAATGCCTAATTAAAAAAAGGGGAAAGAATTAGGCTTTGCATAACAACACTCATGTTAACAAACTGAGAAACTGATTtcatttgcaaaaaaatttaaaacttgTTCACTTGGGATCTTGGCCAAATAACACAGAACTTAAAACACTTGAAAGCACAGACACTGAATTGTACTGTGAATGATGCCAGTACATCAAAACAGGCTATACAAAAAGTTATCACAGTGTGAGATATGAGTTGCGCATTATTAGCATCAAAGACGAGTTATTGCAGTACTGCACAAGCAAATAAAGTAACATGCCtgggattgctttgcttggtcaTCATATACTGCAGAAGGTGCCGAATTGGGAATAGAAATGCGAGAAACTTGATTAGCAGGATAAGTAGCATATGAGTATGGTCGCGAAGAGTCTGAAAACCCTCCAGCACCACGCAAGTAGATAGTACTCCTGCATTACAAACTAAGATAATTGTTTTTTGTAGGTTATGGTGCTCTATTGGGAGCCTGAAATAAAATGGGCATCATACTGACCTGTTCATGCATAAAATTTCTCCAGACTCTTTGAGGCTTGTGGTAGTTTCGAGCTCAAGAACAGTTGCTTTCCCTGCACATTAAAATAGTGCCTCGGTAAAATCAATTCAATGAAATTGAATATAATCCCGTGGAGTATTTTGGCAGTTATGGTAAAATGGCACAAAGGATGCCAGATCAGTGGTGAAATCGTCTAAAGGATGCCATTTATGATAATTAAAACTCAAGTTGCTAAGTCTTCAGCAGTTTGACCAAAAATTACTGCAGGAGTGGGTGGTGGACACTTTTAAGCAGAGGGGTCAAATTGAAAGGACCAACTTAATAGTTACACAGGGTGTAGTTGACAATCTGAATGCCTGGTATCTAGGTCTTGCGTTGTTAGTCGTCTGATACAGGCGAGTTATGTGGCAGATTATGGTAGCCATCTTAAACGTCTTAAACTACTTTCTGTAATATCTCGAATGCTGTATTTCTGTTGGGTGCAATGGGAATGGGAAGATTCCTCGTGTCAAAAAAAAATGTAGTTGACAAATAAAGATCTTTTTCACTAGAACCCTTCATTCCTCTAAAAACAAAACTGCAACTTCAAAATTCTACTGCAAGAAGCACAAAACAATCACATGATAATAGACAGGTTTTATTTGAGGCACTTCACATGAAGGGTTAAGGTATACTGTTCTTCGTTATATGGTTTTATGGAAATGGTTTGTAGCTTTATGATGTCTGTCATTCATTGCTGTGCAAAAATAAATCTGTGGTTCTTATTATCTCAAGATGGACAACTGTTAGTCTATAACAAAATGCTGAACTTCCCCCCTAGTTCAACCAAATGTTAAATATTTGATACCAAGAAATAACATGAGTCAGAGCTACCATAAAAAGGATGAAAAGAAGCAAGAAGCGTGAATGGCAAAAAGGTATTCATACCATTCGGTCAGTAACAAATTTATCAATTCAGGTTGGGTGGGGAGCAAGTACCTTTGTCGTGCAAACCAGCTACTTTAACCCTGTTTACAACCTGAACAATGAATACAAGAGACAATTGCTTCAGTAAGTTGAAACGGGCCGCTCAAGAATGTTTTGTCCTAAATGCTGAATAGAACAAGAAAATTGAGCACTGTAATCATTCTATTTACAGGACGGCATCAACATTAGCTGTTGAATTGACCTACCCATAGTCATAACTAATGAGCATGCAAAAATAAATTGAAAACAATCCAGTTTAGACGAGATGAAACTCCAGTTGGTTAATCCACATCCAAAGGAACCAATCTAGCCATTTCTGGACAAGAAATCTGAAACTCTCATAAATAATGCTTTTAATCACCAAAATTAGATAATCTCCCAGCACAAAGATATTAACACAAACTTTGGAGAACTGTAAAGCTACTTACACTGGCATATGAAGGGATTGGTCTATAGATCTCTATGTATTGTTGACCATGCAGTAGAAGGCTTGCATCAAAGCTGGAGAACAGAGAACAAAGTAAATTATCGTAACAATAAATGTACACTCAAAAGTGTTGGCCAATTTGACCTGACAAAACCTGAACACTGCACACCTATGGAAATGAAAAACAAGGGCCAAGAAGAATTGCAGCAGAAACATAATAGAGAGGGTGAATCTCAAAAGCTATTACTTTATGTAACCCTTACTTAAGGCCAGGCACATCAACAAATCCAAGCCCATTGCTGTTCTTGTTGGGAAATAAAGAAACAAAAGTAGGAAGGACCTGCATTTTaatgaaaaaaaatacaaaaatattaATGTATTAGTCTTGTACCTTTCAAATGTCTCGTTCAGAATTTATAGACGACTAagacacatgaataaaagagataaAAGGACATGAAAATCCATCTTTCACTTCTTTGAGTATACATATCCCCATATGAGAGTCACATAAACTCCCTGCAGGGCTCAACGTAGTTCTTGACTGTTGATGCTTTAACACATTGCCAGGTCATTTGAATTCACTGAAAGCTATCCAAACAATTTGTTTTCTATGGAATACAGGTCCCAGAACCAAAACAGAGGACTATTGTGCAACCTAAAAAACATCTACTGGTTCTCATTCATACACAAATGGAACTTCATTGATTTCAATCACGCCTTGCACGAAGTCAGTGTTCTTTTGTCACTATAAGCTCTAAAGGTTCATTGTGAACATTTATTGATGCCTTAATCACAAACAAAATATTTGGTGTTTTCTCATGCAGTAAGAGAACATATTTTGTTGTctaaaaaatcataaacaaCTAGCAAACTGGCCCATGCAATTGTGAAGTTATAATGACAACTGTATATTTTTAATATGTAAACAATATTAGTTCAAATATTGATTAGCACAAAGGAAGCATCAACCCTTACAAACTTGAAACTCTGTTAATTAAATATACATAGTCAATAATTTGTAGAGCTATTTTTTACTTGTTGATGTCAATATCGTTTGCATATGCaatcctgtttttttttttacaattcgAACAATTATAGAAAAGAATATGCAATGTTCCTACTTTTGCATGGTATATATTCTACCCAGAAGAAACATCTTGTACTTTTGGTATTTTTTAGCATTCAAGTTTTGTTCATAAATGTAAGCATTTTTTACATAATccgccccctccccctcccacaTCACTAATTCGGCAGCAGTTTTATTTTGTTGGCAATAATGTATTTTGTGTCAATGTAACCAGTGTTTAGCACCTGCAATTTATGGTATGAGTAGAAAAGGCAGGTGTTAATTGCATCTTTGTAATCTTGATGATTCATTGAAGACATCACAGTCATTTCCCTTCTTCCTTAATATATCCTTAAATTGAATTTGTAGATGGAGGGATTATCTAATATGCCtatgccaaaaaaaaaatttatttcAGAACACTTCCAACCATATGCAAATATGTCAGCAAGTATCAATGGCCTAtcagttttaaaaaaaaaacatcatcaGGAAAAAAAAGTATGGCATCAATGCAGCccatctatgcaccatgtcatatATTTTCTACGAAAGAAGTTAATACAAGACTTGCTAACACAGGATCAAGACAAAGTAAAAACAAAATAAGCACCGAAGTCATTTCATATAGCTCAAAATCCCTTCATCACCTAGTACCTTTTTCCATTGCCAATACCTTTTGTAGTCTTTAATTTTGTGCGAGTTAACTTTCTGTCAAAAGATTCTCTTGGACTTGGTGGGCGCTCAATGCAAATTATATAATTACTGGATTAAATTTCACATGATATCCAACACAAACTCATATATTAAGCTCAGGCGATGTCCAACTGTCCATGGCTGTGGTATGTAGTGGCATTTAATGCCCAACTTGAGCTAAAGGAACACATCAGCATTGATCTTGACGCAGCACCAGAGGCTGTGTATGGCTTTACCTCAATTCCTTGAGGGAGATGAATGATCCAACATTCCAGCTTTTGGCATTGGTATATCATGTATTGGGACCGTTTATTACTATTAGGAGGACTTCAGAGATAATTTTGCATTTCTGTACATATTGAACATTGTTTCCTCCATTATTGGGactctatttttttatttcttttcaaaatattTATTCTGCTCGCAGCTCACACTCATGCAATCTTCTAAATTTGCAATGTATCAAATTAATCTCAGCCTCCATTGTTTGGACCCACAAAATTAAAGGTGCATATCTTTTTCTTCTTACAAAAAGTAACATGCTTAATGTCAGTGTGGGTAATTTATCAACATGTATAGGGTTATTTTGGTTTTATTTTCTCAGATCAACATGGTAATTTCTAGGACTTTAAAATTAACATGGAGGCTTCTTTTGTTGGACAAATACAAAGATAATAGATAGATGGACACACAGTTCCTTGTCTGTTGTCTTGTTTGTCTCCATTTTCATCCAATTTATTCAGGGCACCTTAAGCCACTTAACTTGCAGAAATAAATCTGGGATGGATACAGTCAAGCTAAGGGCCAAAATTTTCCAACCTCAAGCAGCAAGTAAGACAAGGTTTTGATAATTGGCAACAAGGAACCTATCTACAAATTGTAAAATACCTCTATGTGTCGGCAGGATCTAGTTTAATATGACTTTAGAATGTAACTCAACATCAAATTACAGTAAAATCTCAATGCCGAAGTACAGATTCAACGAGGCAatatacggtttgcatagaacaccAAA encodes:
- the LOC8054996 gene encoding enoyl-CoA hydratase 2, peroxisomal, with the protein product MATSSKPAAPVDPKFVLAHKFPEVSFDYDERDVALYALGVGACGDDAVDEKELHFVYHRDGQPNIKVLPTFVSLFPNKNSNGLGFVDVPGLNFDASLLLHGQQYIEIYRPIPSYASVVNRVKVAGLHDKGKATVLELETTTSLKESGEILCMNRSTIYLRGAGGFSDSSRPYSYATYPANQVSRISIPNSAPSAVYDDQAKQSQALLYRLSGDYNPLHSDPDIAQLAGFTRPILHGLCTLGFAARAVIKSFCNGEPTAVKSIFGRFLLHVYPGETLSTEMWLDGQKVHYQTKVKERNRAVLSGYVLLQHIPSSL